From a region of the Thermus caldilimi genome:
- a CDS encoding carbohydrate ABC transporter permease, translated as MGRFFLYALLLLATLLFLLPVYLVILTALKEPAKITLDTVWHWPDPVYWESFKIAWDAFRPKFQNSVVLALSATALSALVGALNGYVLAKWPFRGSNLLFALMLFGMFIPYQSILIPLFQFVKAIGLYGTLWGLILVHVVYGIPIVTLIFKNYYSEIPDELVEAARIDGASFFGIFRHVILPLSAPAFVVVAIWQFTQIWNEFLFAVTLTRPESQPITVALAQLAGGEAVKWNLPMAGAILAALPTLLVYIFLGRYFLRGLLAGSVKG; from the coding sequence ATGGGCCGCTTCTTCCTGTACGCCCTCTTACTCCTCGCCACCCTCCTCTTTCTTCTCCCCGTCTATCTGGTGATCCTCACCGCTCTGAAGGAACCCGCCAAGATTACCCTGGACACGGTCTGGCACTGGCCGGACCCTGTGTACTGGGAGAGCTTCAAAATCGCCTGGGATGCCTTCCGGCCCAAGTTTCAAAACAGCGTGGTCTTGGCCCTCTCGGCCACGGCCCTCTCTGCCCTGGTGGGAGCCCTCAACGGCTACGTCCTGGCCAAGTGGCCCTTTAGGGGTTCCAACCTCTTGTTTGCTCTCATGCTCTTCGGGATGTTCATCCCCTACCAGAGCATCCTCATTCCCCTTTTCCAGTTCGTAAAGGCAATAGGCCTTTACGGCACCCTATGGGGCCTCATCCTGGTTCACGTGGTCTACGGCATCCCCATCGTCACCCTTATCTTCAAGAACTACTACAGTGAAATCCCCGATGAGCTGGTGGAGGCTGCCCGCATCGACGGGGCAAGCTTCTTCGGCATCTTCCGCCACGTCATCCTGCCCCTTTCTGCCCCCGCCTTCGTGGTGGTGGCCATCTGGCAGTTCACCCAGATCTGGAACGAGTTCCTCTTCGCTGTGACCCTCACCCGGCCGGAAAGCCAGCCCATCACCGTGGCCCTGGCGCAACTGGCAGGCGGTGAGGCGGTGAAGTGGAACCTGCCCATGGCCGGGGCCATCCTGGCCGCTTTACCCACCCTTCTGGTCTACATCTTCCTGGGGCGGTACTTCCTTCGGGGACTCCTGGCTGGCTCGGTGAAGGGGTAG
- a CDS encoding carbohydrate ABC transporter permease translates to MRDRITAFLVLLPSLAAVGIFVYGFIGQNLWVSLTDWGKNPAQALALRPELRFVGLENYRELFTGFVDVRFRQSVVNLIFFTFFFMGGSLGLGLLLAMALDRGPKGEGFFRTVFLFPMALSFVVTGTIWRWLLQPQGGVNVLPTLFGLPPFHFPWLTTRQQTWVFDWNQLPFYTALAVGLTLLYVAWKAHREGERKRLFWSLLSSGVLLVWAFTLGRTTHLLPYPEPHGFSLALVGVILAAVWQMSGYTMALYLAGLRGIPVEVLEAAKVDGASEWQTYRHVVLPLLAPITLSAMIVLGHIALKIFDLIFAMAGLDYAPTDVPAIYMYLLAFRGNQFAKGAAIGILLLLLVALVVIPYLVSQLRKEVRR, encoded by the coding sequence TCGTCTACGGCTTCATCGGGCAAAACCTCTGGGTTTCCCTCACCGATTGGGGGAAAAACCCCGCCCAGGCCCTGGCCCTCAGGCCCGAGCTCCGCTTCGTGGGCCTGGAAAACTACCGTGAGCTCTTCACCGGCTTCGTGGACGTGCGTTTCCGCCAAAGCGTGGTCAACCTCATCTTCTTCACCTTCTTCTTCATGGGGGGAAGCCTGGGCCTAGGCCTCCTCCTGGCCATGGCCCTGGACCGCGGGCCCAAGGGAGAAGGCTTTTTCCGCACCGTCTTCCTCTTCCCCATGGCCCTCTCCTTCGTGGTCACCGGCACCATCTGGCGCTGGCTCTTACAGCCCCAAGGCGGGGTCAACGTCCTGCCCACCCTCTTTGGCCTACCTCCCTTCCACTTTCCCTGGCTCACCACCCGGCAGCAAACCTGGGTCTTTGACTGGAACCAGCTGCCCTTTTACACCGCCTTGGCGGTGGGCCTAACCCTCTTGTACGTGGCTTGGAAAGCCCACCGGGAAGGGGAAAGGAAGCGGCTTTTCTGGAGCCTGTTGTCCAGTGGAGTCCTCCTGGTTTGGGCCTTCACCCTGGGCAGGACCACCCACCTTCTCCCCTATCCCGAACCCCACGGCTTCAGCCTAGCCCTGGTGGGGGTCATCCTGGCGGCGGTGTGGCAGATGTCCGGCTACACCATGGCCCTTTATCTGGCGGGTCTAAGGGGAATCCCCGTGGAGGTGCTGGAAGCGGCCAAGGTGGACGGGGCCAGCGAGTGGCAGACCTACCGGCACGTCGTCCTTCCCCTCCTCGCCCCCATCACCCTTTCCGCCATGATCGTCCTGGGGCACATCGCCCTGAAGATCTTCGACCTCATCTTCGCCATGGCTGGGTTGGATTACGCCCCCACCGATGTACCCGCCATCTACATGTACCTCCTGGCCTTCCGCGGCAACCAGTTCGCCAAGGGGGCGGCCATCGGCATACTCCTTTTGCTTTTGGTGGCCTTGGTGGTCATCCCCTACCTGGTAAGCCAGCTTCGGAAGGAGGTCAGGCGCTGA